One segment of Catenulispora sp. GP43 DNA contains the following:
- a CDS encoding ABC transporter permease, which yields MLPHIPDYLGTYGSLIQQQLTMALLSVLFGFIAALPISLLCVRFPKIYPAVVGLVTVIYSLPSIALFVLLVPSTGLTQTTVIIPLSFYSLAALVPNIVEGIRGIPEDVRLAAVAMGYTGARRVFAVDLPLAVPPIMAGLRVATVGNISMVSVGTVIGVGAFGALFTAAAQLSRSDLAVTGIVVIVALALACDLLLVIIQRLLTPWNKRRPA from the coding sequence TTGCTCCCCCACATCCCCGACTATCTGGGCACATACGGTTCACTGATCCAGCAGCAGCTGACGATGGCGCTGCTGTCGGTGCTGTTCGGGTTCATAGCCGCGCTGCCGATATCGCTGCTGTGCGTGCGCTTCCCGAAGATCTACCCGGCCGTGGTCGGGCTGGTGACCGTCATCTACTCGCTGCCGTCCATCGCGCTGTTCGTGCTGCTGGTGCCCTCCACCGGACTGACGCAGACCACGGTCATCATCCCGCTGTCGTTCTACAGCCTGGCCGCCCTGGTCCCGAACATCGTCGAGGGCATAAGGGGAATCCCCGAGGACGTCCGCCTGGCGGCCGTGGCCATGGGCTACACCGGCGCGCGCCGGGTGTTCGCCGTGGACCTGCCGCTGGCGGTGCCGCCGATCATGGCCGGGCTGCGGGTGGCGACGGTCGGCAACATCAGCATGGTCAGCGTCGGCACGGTCATCGGCGTGGGGGCCTTCGGCGCCCTGTTCACGGCGGCGGCCCAGCTGAGCCGTTCGGACCTGGCGGTGACCGGCATCGTCGTGATCGTCGCCCTGGCCCTGGCCTGCGACCTGCTGTTGGTGATCATCCAGCGGCTGCTCACGCCGTGGAACAAGCGGAGGCCGGCGTGA
- a CDS encoding ABC transporter substrate-binding protein, translated as MSKSPRILLSVTAVAAAALAATACTNGNPLVPGPKKGQVTVGSADFPENVLLADIYYSALKAKGVKVGARFNVGSREVLYQQVRQGSLTVLPEYNGALLAYLDSKTRAATTEEINADLGAKLPPQLEILNSSPAEDKNALVVAAATAAQDHLSSIADLAPYAPSLTIGGPPEFKERYQGLPGLKDKYGLTFRNFTSLDTAGPITVKALAGDTVQVATLFTTDPSITSHNFKVLTDPKQVFTAQNVTPLAYRASMTPVATATLNAVSAKLDTAALAAMMVKIMNQKKDIDVVADAWLKGAGLR; from the coding sequence ATGAGCAAGTCCCCCCGCATCCTGCTGTCCGTCACCGCCGTGGCGGCCGCCGCCCTGGCCGCCACGGCCTGCACCAACGGCAACCCCCTGGTCCCGGGCCCGAAGAAGGGCCAGGTGACGGTCGGCTCGGCCGACTTCCCAGAGAACGTCCTGCTGGCCGACATCTACTACTCGGCGCTGAAGGCCAAAGGCGTAAAGGTCGGCGCGCGCTTCAACGTCGGCAGCCGCGAGGTGCTGTACCAGCAGGTCCGCCAGGGTTCGCTGACGGTGCTGCCGGAGTACAACGGGGCGTTGCTGGCGTATCTGGACTCGAAGACCCGCGCCGCGACCACCGAGGAGATCAACGCCGACCTCGGCGCGAAACTGCCGCCGCAGCTGGAGATCCTGAACTCCTCCCCCGCCGAGGACAAGAACGCCCTGGTCGTGGCGGCAGCCACGGCCGCCCAGGATCATCTGTCCTCGATCGCGGACCTGGCCCCGTACGCGCCCTCGCTGACCATCGGCGGGCCGCCGGAGTTCAAGGAGCGCTACCAGGGCCTGCCGGGCCTGAAGGACAAGTACGGGCTGACCTTCAGGAACTTCACCTCCCTGGACACCGCCGGCCCGATCACGGTCAAGGCCCTGGCCGGCGACACGGTGCAGGTGGCGACCCTGTTCACCACCGACCCGAGCATCACCTCGCACAACTTCAAGGTCCTGACCGACCCGAAGCAGGTCTTCACCGCGCAGAACGTGACGCCGCTGGCCTACCGCGCGAGCATGACGCCGGTCGCGACCGCGACGCTGAACGCGGTGTCGGCGAAGCTGGACACGGCGGCGCTGGCGGCGATGATGGTGAAGATCATGAACCAGAAGAAGGACATCGACGTGGTGGCGGACGCCTGGTTGAAGGGGGCCGGGCTGCGCTGA
- a CDS encoding SigE family RNA polymerase sigma factor, whose product MRRPDDGEFSELVAARSPTLRRTAYLMCGDWHQAEDLTQIALIKLHAVWGRVRRREDLDAYLRKTLLRACIDEKRRARWRREQSASDWLPDPPAAEGPVDAAAADRDLLVAALRTLPAGQRAVLVLRFWEDQSVEETARLLGCSVGTVKSQTSRGLAALRAEFASPAYATDPDLLTWKEG is encoded by the coding sequence ATGAGAAGACCTGACGACGGCGAGTTCAGCGAACTGGTCGCCGCCCGTTCGCCCACGCTGCGGCGCACGGCGTACCTGATGTGCGGGGACTGGCACCAGGCCGAGGACCTGACGCAGATCGCCCTCATCAAGCTGCACGCCGTCTGGGGCCGGGTCCGCCGTCGCGAGGATCTGGACGCCTACCTTCGCAAGACCCTGCTGCGCGCCTGCATCGACGAGAAGCGCCGCGCGCGCTGGCGCCGGGAGCAATCGGCGTCGGACTGGCTGCCGGATCCGCCGGCCGCCGAGGGCCCGGTCGACGCGGCCGCCGCCGACCGCGACCTGCTCGTCGCGGCGCTGCGCACGCTGCCCGCCGGGCAGCGCGCGGTCCTGGTGCTGCGCTTCTGGGAGGACCAGAGCGTGGAGGAGACCGCCCGGCTGCTGGGGTGTTCGGTCGGCACCGTCAAGAGCCAGACGTCACGGGGACTGGCGGCGTTGCGCGCGGAATTCGCGAGCCCCGCGTACGCCACCGACCCCGACCTGCTCACGTGGAAGGAAGGATGA
- a CDS encoding acyl-CoA synthetase has translation MAGLGFWRIAQANPDWTAVIEEAGGEHKAGDVLARANQTVHALRALGMADGDGLTLLMPNVVEMVEIYAAALQAAWYYTPINFHLAGPEVAYIVHDAEAKAFFCHARFAEIGLAAVAELEKEGHGLPKEALISVGGDIPGFTPLEQFRAGHSTDNPEGRSYGTAMHYTSGTTGKPKGVRRPLSGQDPDDMAELGTVLPGFFGITPGGDGVHLVTSPNYHTAVTQFGGNALQMGHTLALMDKWTPEGTLEMIQRTRATHTHMVPTQFHRMLHLPEEVKQRYDVSSMKVAIHAAAPCPQHVKRAMLDWWGPVIYEYYAATEGGGTISTPEDWIAHPGTVGKAWPISEVKALDDDGNEVAAGTPGTVYMKMMIGEFEYKGDKAKTEANRRDGFFTVGDIGYFDEDGFLYLCDRKIDMIISGGVNIYPAEIEGELLRHPAVGDVAVFGIPDEDWGEQIKAVVELNEGYERSEELAAEIIGSLDGRLARLKWPKTLDFIDQLPREPNGKLFKRRLRDPYWAGHQSAI, from the coding sequence ATGGCAGGGCTGGGTTTCTGGAGAATCGCGCAAGCCAACCCCGACTGGACCGCCGTCATCGAGGAAGCCGGCGGCGAGCACAAGGCCGGCGACGTCCTGGCGCGCGCCAACCAGACCGTGCACGCGCTGCGCGCCCTCGGCATGGCCGACGGCGACGGGCTCACGCTGCTGATGCCCAACGTGGTGGAGATGGTCGAGATCTACGCCGCCGCGTTGCAGGCGGCGTGGTACTACACCCCGATCAACTTCCACCTGGCCGGTCCCGAGGTCGCCTACATCGTCCACGACGCCGAGGCCAAGGCCTTCTTCTGCCACGCGCGCTTCGCCGAGATCGGCCTGGCCGCCGTCGCCGAGCTGGAGAAGGAGGGCCACGGGCTGCCGAAGGAGGCGCTGATCAGCGTCGGCGGCGACATCCCCGGCTTCACGCCGCTGGAGCAGTTCCGCGCCGGCCACAGCACCGACAACCCCGAGGGCCGCAGCTACGGCACCGCCATGCACTACACCTCCGGGACCACCGGCAAGCCCAAGGGCGTGCGGCGCCCGCTGTCCGGCCAGGACCCGGACGACATGGCCGAGTTGGGGACCGTCCTGCCCGGCTTCTTCGGCATCACCCCCGGCGGCGACGGCGTGCACCTGGTCACCTCGCCGAACTACCACACCGCGGTCACCCAGTTCGGCGGCAACGCGCTGCAGATGGGGCACACGCTGGCGCTGATGGACAAGTGGACGCCCGAGGGAACGCTGGAGATGATCCAGCGGACCCGGGCCACGCACACGCACATGGTCCCGACCCAGTTCCACCGCATGCTGCACCTGCCGGAGGAGGTGAAGCAGCGCTACGACGTGTCCTCCATGAAGGTCGCGATCCACGCCGCCGCGCCGTGCCCGCAGCACGTCAAGCGCGCGATGCTCGACTGGTGGGGCCCGGTGATCTACGAGTACTACGCCGCGACCGAGGGCGGCGGTACCATCTCCACCCCCGAGGACTGGATCGCGCACCCCGGCACGGTCGGCAAGGCCTGGCCGATCAGCGAGGTCAAGGCGTTGGACGACGACGGCAACGAGGTCGCCGCGGGCACCCCCGGCACCGTCTACATGAAGATGATGATCGGCGAGTTCGAGTACAAGGGCGACAAGGCCAAGACCGAGGCCAACCGCCGCGACGGCTTCTTCACCGTCGGCGACATCGGCTACTTCGACGAGGACGGCTTCCTCTACCTGTGCGACCGCAAGATCGACATGATCATCTCCGGCGGCGTCAACATCTACCCGGCCGAGATCGAGGGCGAGCTGCTGCGCCACCCGGCGGTCGGCGACGTCGCGGTGTTCGGCATCCCGGACGAGGACTGGGGCGAGCAGATCAAGGCCGTGGTCGAGCTCAACGAGGGGTACGAGCGCTCCGAGGAGCTCGCCGCTGAGATCATCGGCTCCCTGGACGGCCGGCTGGCCCGGCTGAAGTGGCCCAAGACCCTGGACTTCATCGACCAGCTGCCGCGCGAGCCCAACGGCAAGTTGTTCAAGCGGCGGCTGCGCGACCCGTACTGGGCCGGCCACCAGAGCGCGATCTGA
- a CDS encoding ABC transporter ATP-binding protein, with amino-acid sequence MISFVQVGKTYPDGTVAVAATDLTADSGRVTVLVGPSGSGKTTLLRMVNRMIDPTSGEILIDGVDVRSKSAPELRRGIGYVIQNAGLFPHRTVLANVMTVPRLLGWSKQRARERAMELLTTVGLDESHAKRYPFQLSGGQQQRVGVARALAADPPVLLMDEPFSAVDPVVRKDLQTELLRLQSELSKTILFVTHDIDEAIQLGDKVAVLNTGGVLEQFDTPAELLAHPKNAFVESFLGLDRGVRRLSFYSSSGVPLRPEPVVAVDAPPAEVLARRGTQPWLLVVDGGHKPLGWLPADQVPADGDLSRVPVGDLTSYGHTFDAETDSLRAALDSAILSPSSRAVGVGVDGRVIGVASVEELVPAIRAAQSGSAPEIGSFSDGQKSGFDDTTGTGSDDTPEMD; translated from the coding sequence GTGATTTCCTTCGTGCAGGTCGGAAAGACGTACCCGGATGGGACGGTGGCCGTCGCCGCGACGGACCTGACCGCGGACAGCGGCCGCGTCACGGTGCTGGTGGGCCCGTCGGGGTCGGGCAAGACGACCCTGCTGCGGATGGTCAACCGGATGATCGACCCGACCAGCGGCGAGATCCTCATCGACGGGGTGGACGTGCGGTCCAAGTCCGCGCCGGAGCTGCGGCGCGGGATCGGCTACGTGATCCAGAACGCCGGCTTGTTCCCGCACCGAACGGTGCTGGCCAACGTGATGACCGTGCCGCGGCTGCTGGGCTGGTCCAAGCAGAGGGCGCGCGAGCGGGCCATGGAGTTGCTGACCACCGTCGGCCTGGATGAGTCGCACGCGAAGCGCTATCCCTTCCAGCTCTCCGGCGGCCAACAGCAGCGCGTCGGCGTCGCCCGGGCGCTGGCCGCCGATCCACCGGTGCTGCTCATGGACGAGCCCTTCAGCGCCGTGGACCCCGTGGTGCGCAAGGACCTGCAAACCGAACTGCTGCGCCTGCAATCCGAGCTGAGCAAAACGATCCTGTTCGTCACGCACGACATCGACGAGGCGATCCAGCTCGGCGACAAGGTCGCGGTGCTGAACACCGGCGGCGTGCTGGAGCAGTTCGACACCCCGGCCGAACTGCTGGCCCACCCGAAGAACGCGTTCGTCGAGAGCTTCCTGGGCCTGGACCGCGGCGTGCGCCGGCTGTCCTTCTACTCCTCCTCCGGCGTCCCGCTGCGCCCCGAGCCCGTGGTCGCGGTGGACGCGCCGCCGGCCGAGGTGCTGGCGCGCCGGGGGACGCAGCCGTGGCTGCTGGTCGTGGACGGCGGGCACAAGCCGCTGGGCTGGCTGCCGGCCGACCAGGTGCCGGCCGACGGCGACCTGAGCCGGGTGCCGGTCGGCGACCTGACCTCCTACGGGCACACCTTCGACGCCGAGACCGACTCGCTGCGCGCGGCGCTGGACTCGGCGATCCTGTCCCCCTCCAGCCGGGCGGTCGGCGTGGGCGTCGACGGCCGGGTGATAGGCGTGGCCTCGGTGGAGGAACTGGTTCCGGCGATCCGGGCCGCGCAGAGCGGGAGCGCACCGGAAATCGGATCCTTCAGCGACGGCCAAAAGAGCGGATTCGACGACACCACCGGCACCGGCTCCGACGACACCCCGGAGATGGACTGA
- a CDS encoding rhodanese-like domain-containing protein codes for MSSVDTFLEKARSGLRRVSPQEADALRHQGALLIDIRPHANRAAEGEIPGALPVERIHLEWRLSPDSEWRLPGVTADAQVVVFCNEGYASSLAARDLQLLGLANATDLVGGFRAWAAAGLPTEPGGQPALP; via the coding sequence TTGAGTTCCGTGGACACGTTCCTGGAGAAGGCCCGTTCAGGACTGCGGCGGGTGAGTCCCCAGGAGGCTGACGCGCTGCGTCACCAGGGCGCTCTGCTGATCGACATCCGGCCGCACGCCAACCGCGCGGCCGAGGGCGAGATACCCGGGGCGCTGCCGGTCGAGCGCATCCACCTGGAGTGGCGGCTGTCGCCGGACAGCGAGTGGCGCCTGCCCGGCGTGACCGCTGACGCGCAGGTCGTCGTGTTCTGCAACGAGGGCTACGCCTCCAGCCTGGCCGCCCGCGACCTGCAACTGCTCGGCCTGGCGAACGCCACCGACCTGGTCGGCGGGTTCCGGGCCTGGGCCGCCGCGGGGTTGCCTACCGAGCCGGGAGGGCAGCCGGCGCTGCCGTGA
- a CDS encoding ABC transporter substrate-binding protein, with protein sequence MQMRTTGSRTRLLGTALAVALAATGALSACSSSSKSGSKVVVASAAFPENVLLMEIYAQALEAKGISVERKPNVGQRDILFQQLKSDSITVVPEYNGALLAYLDKTATETSQSGVDQAVSAKLPSNLEILQPAAAQDNDSLVVTQALAAKDNLKNVSDLAPYAKDLVLGSAAEFKTRQQGVVGLQSLYGLTFKDFKALDNSGPQTVSALQHGDADVVDLYSTTPAIKTNGFVVLNDDKGLFGVQNVIPLVDKSKLSQAGVDALNAVSAKLDTPTLTSLLEQVVTEKKDSSDVAKAWLASVGLNK encoded by the coding sequence ATGCAAATGCGCACTACAGGTTCCAGGACACGGCTCCTCGGTACTGCTCTGGCGGTGGCCCTGGCCGCCACCGGCGCGCTGAGCGCCTGCTCGTCGAGCTCCAAGAGCGGTTCCAAGGTCGTCGTGGCCTCGGCGGCGTTCCCGGAGAACGTGCTGCTCATGGAGATCTACGCGCAGGCGCTGGAGGCCAAGGGCATCTCCGTTGAGCGCAAACCCAACGTGGGACAGCGAGACATCCTGTTCCAGCAGTTGAAGTCGGACTCGATCACGGTGGTCCCGGAGTACAACGGCGCGCTGCTCGCGTACCTGGACAAGACCGCGACCGAGACCTCGCAGAGCGGCGTGGACCAGGCCGTGAGCGCGAAGCTGCCGAGCAACCTGGAAATCCTGCAGCCGGCCGCGGCCCAGGACAACGACTCGCTGGTGGTGACCCAGGCGCTGGCGGCGAAGGACAACCTGAAGAACGTCTCCGACCTCGCCCCCTACGCCAAGGACCTGGTCCTGGGCTCGGCGGCGGAGTTCAAGACGCGGCAGCAGGGCGTCGTGGGCCTGCAGAGCCTCTACGGGCTGACCTTCAAGGACTTCAAGGCGCTGGACAACTCCGGTCCGCAGACGGTCTCCGCGCTGCAGCACGGGGACGCGGACGTCGTCGACCTCTACAGCACCACGCCGGCCATCAAGACCAACGGCTTCGTCGTGCTGAACGACGACAAGGGCCTGTTCGGCGTGCAGAACGTGATCCCGCTGGTCGACAAGAGCAAGCTGTCGCAGGCCGGCGTGGACGCGCTGAACGCGGTCTCGGCCAAGCTGGACACCCCGACGCTGACCTCGCTGCTGGAGCAGGTCGTGACCGAGAAGAAGGACTCCTCGGACGTGGCCAAGGCGTGGCTGGCCTCGGTGGGCCTGAACAAGTGA
- a CDS encoding ABC transporter permease has translation MNVLSQAWGWLTTSANWSGSDGIPTRLLQHFEYSAEAVLIAAVIAFPLGLLTGHAKRGGLAVSSLANLARALPTLGLVVLLVVVMGVKFRAVMIPLVALTVPPILLNTYEGIRNVDPQLTDAAKGMGLRSWQVLWRAEVPAALPLILTGFQFAAVNAIANTAIAAYSSFGGLGRFVIDGLATTDYGMVAGGAILIVIAAILNLLFFALLRRLLVSPGLRQKKQTV, from the coding sequence GTGAACGTCCTGAGCCAAGCCTGGGGCTGGCTGACCACGAGCGCGAACTGGAGCGGGTCCGACGGCATCCCGACCCGGCTCCTGCAGCACTTCGAGTACTCGGCCGAGGCGGTCCTCATCGCGGCCGTGATCGCCTTCCCGCTGGGCCTGCTGACCGGGCACGCCAAGCGCGGCGGCCTGGCCGTGAGCTCGCTGGCCAACCTGGCGCGGGCGCTGCCGACGCTGGGCTTGGTGGTGCTGCTGGTGGTGGTCATGGGCGTGAAGTTCCGGGCCGTGATGATCCCGCTGGTGGCGCTGACCGTCCCGCCGATCCTGCTGAACACCTACGAGGGCATCCGCAACGTGGACCCGCAGCTCACCGACGCCGCGAAGGGCATGGGCCTGAGATCGTGGCAGGTGCTGTGGCGGGCCGAGGTCCCGGCGGCGCTGCCGCTGATCCTGACCGGTTTCCAGTTCGCGGCGGTGAACGCGATCGCGAACACGGCGATCGCGGCGTACTCCTCGTTCGGTGGACTGGGCCGCTTCGTCATCGACGGCCTGGCGACCACCGACTACGGAATGGTGGCCGGGGGTGCGATCCTGATCGTGATCGCGGCGATCCTGAACCTGCTGTTCTTCGCGCTGCTGCGCAGACTGCTGGTCTCGCCGGGATTGAGGCAGAAGAAACAGACTGTCTAG
- a CDS encoding NAD(P)H-dependent flavin oxidoreductase has translation MRTPLSASLGLEFPLFAFSHCRDVVAAVTRAGGLGVLGAVYFTPDELETELRWLDAHTDGKPYGVDVVMPASVSTSVHEVSAKDSARTSMEETLKAYIPAKHRDFVEGILDKYEVPELPADGDHSHQLLGWTDATARPQVEVALDHPIALLASALGPLPADIVELAHRNNVRTAGLASSAHHARKQVESGVDIIVAQGTEAGGHTGEISTMVLIPEVVDAVGDTPVLAAGGIGDGRQVAAAMALGAQGAWTGSIWLTVAEADTDPRVVPKLLAASSRDTVRSRALTGKPARQLRTDWTDAWEGTDSPGALPMPLQYMLVSEAHRRIARAGRTELMGMPVGQIVGSMTQVRPVRDVIYQLVEEYAAAVERLGRITEA, from the coding sequence ATGCGAACCCCGCTCTCGGCATCCCTGGGTCTGGAATTCCCCCTGTTCGCCTTCAGCCACTGCCGCGACGTCGTCGCGGCGGTCACCCGGGCCGGGGGCCTGGGCGTCCTGGGCGCCGTCTACTTCACCCCCGACGAGCTGGAGACCGAGCTGCGCTGGCTGGACGCGCACACCGACGGCAAGCCGTACGGCGTCGACGTCGTCATGCCGGCCTCGGTCTCCACATCAGTGCACGAAGTCTCCGCCAAGGACTCGGCGCGCACGAGTATGGAGGAGACGCTCAAGGCCTACATTCCCGCCAAGCATCGCGACTTCGTCGAGGGCATCCTCGACAAGTACGAAGTCCCCGAACTCCCCGCCGACGGCGACCACAGCCACCAGCTGCTGGGCTGGACCGACGCCACCGCGCGCCCGCAGGTCGAGGTCGCCCTCGACCACCCGATCGCGCTGCTGGCCAGCGCCCTGGGTCCGCTGCCGGCCGACATCGTGGAGCTGGCGCACCGCAACAACGTCCGCACAGCCGGCCTGGCCTCCAGCGCGCACCACGCGCGCAAGCAGGTGGAATCCGGCGTCGACATCATCGTCGCGCAGGGCACCGAGGCCGGCGGCCACACCGGCGAGATCTCCACCATGGTGCTGATCCCCGAGGTCGTCGACGCGGTCGGCGACACCCCGGTCCTGGCCGCCGGCGGCATCGGCGACGGCCGCCAGGTGGCCGCGGCGATGGCGCTCGGCGCGCAGGGCGCGTGGACCGGCTCGATCTGGCTGACGGTCGCCGAGGCCGACACTGACCCGCGGGTGGTCCCCAAGCTGCTGGCCGCGTCCTCCCGCGACACCGTCCGCTCCCGCGCCCTGACCGGCAAGCCGGCCCGGCAGCTGCGCACCGACTGGACGGATGCCTGGGAGGGCACTGATTCCCCCGGCGCGCTGCCGATGCCGCTGCAGTACATGCTGGTCTCCGAGGCGCACCGGCGGATCGCGCGGGCCGGGCGCACCGAGCTCATGGGCATGCCGGTGGGCCAGATCGTCGGGTCGATGACCCAGGTCCGGCCGGTCCGGGACGTGATCTACCAGCTCGTCGAGGAGTACGCGGCGGCCGTGGAGCGCCTGGGTCGCATCACCGAGGCCTGA
- a CDS encoding cysteine dioxygenase family protein, producing MSSALQTPELDVADPFLHELVIPDRPLWTPTQLRDLTAALAGEYADRLRPLVQYTEPQRWWLRLALTRGVEVWLLSWLPGQGTKPHDHGGAAGSFAVLTGEVQEEHRYPGGPIGVRRLQVGDGLGFGGDRAHIVRQTGIGPAATVHAYSPPLLPTREYESLEDLV from the coding sequence ATGTCCTCGGCCTTGCAGACGCCTGAGCTCGACGTCGCCGACCCTTTCCTGCACGAGCTCGTCATCCCCGACCGCCCGCTGTGGACGCCCACGCAGCTTCGGGACCTGACCGCCGCGCTCGCCGGCGAGTACGCCGACCGGCTGCGCCCCCTGGTCCAGTACACCGAGCCGCAGCGATGGTGGCTGCGGCTCGCACTGACGCGGGGCGTCGAGGTCTGGCTGCTGAGCTGGCTGCCCGGCCAGGGCACCAAGCCCCACGACCACGGCGGCGCCGCCGGTTCCTTCGCCGTCCTGACCGGCGAGGTGCAGGAGGAGCACCGGTATCCCGGAGGCCCGATCGGGGTGCGCAGGCTACAGGTCGGTGACGGTCTCGGATTCGGCGGCGACCGCGCGCATATCGTCCGGCAAACGGGTATCGGGCCCGCCGCGACCGTGCACGCCTATTCGCCCCCGCTGCTCCCCACCCGGGAGTACGAGAGCCTGGAGGACCTGGTTTGA
- a CDS encoding CBS domain-containing protein, with amino-acid sequence MVTVRDVMTEAPKSVLESDNLVHVARVLRDEDVGCVPVVDDTGRLLGMLTDRDLVVEAMASNDDPTIRQAGELMRGGIHTVDADAPVTNVVETMGRNRVRRLPVVAAGKLVGVIGIADLAKNLPTAAVGELMALISKSGHKDKLP; translated from the coding sequence ATGGTCACGGTCCGCGATGTGATGACCGAGGCACCCAAGTCGGTGCTGGAATCGGACAACCTGGTGCACGTGGCCCGGGTGCTGCGTGACGAGGACGTCGGCTGCGTGCCGGTGGTCGACGACACCGGCCGCCTGCTGGGCATGCTCACCGACCGCGACCTGGTGGTCGAGGCGATGGCCTCGAACGACGACCCGACGATCCGGCAGGCCGGGGAGCTGATGCGCGGCGGGATCCACACCGTCGACGCCGACGCGCCGGTGACCAACGTCGTGGAGACGATGGGGCGCAACCGGGTCCGGCGGCTGCCGGTGGTCGCGGCCGGCAAGCTCGTCGGGGTGATCGGCATCGCGGATTTGGCCAAGAATTTGCCGACCGCGGCGGTCGGCGAGCTGATGGCGCTGATCTCGAAGTCGGGCCACAAGGACAAGCTGCCGTAA
- a CDS encoding Zn-ribbon domain-containing OB-fold protein gives MTTQTAPTPAASADGHAVHVLEFPGGYTRSTGPVIGRFLTGLRSGRIYGVKTPDGKVLIPPTEYDPVTAAALGAADEDWVQVGPAGTVTSWTWIDAPRPDHPLDRPFAWALVKPDGADTAMLHAVDSGSKEAMATGMRVHATWRAERTGSVKDIACFVPGEGPAEVPALAGEAELEPVSVVTLPHRLEYRLRPGAVWNHFIDGMAEGRIRATRCTACGKVYVPPRGACPADGLPATEWVDLPDTGVLTTFAVNNVPAAGAPEVPFISGYVLLDGADIAMLVLISDVPWQDVRIGMRVRAVWVPEAERTRSVKNLKWFAPTGEPDVPFERFEEYV, from the coding sequence ATGACGACTCAGACCGCGCCCACACCGGCCGCGTCCGCTGACGGGCACGCCGTCCACGTCCTGGAGTTCCCCGGCGGCTACACCCGCTCCACCGGCCCGGTGATCGGCCGCTTCCTGACCGGCCTGCGCTCCGGGCGGATCTACGGCGTGAAGACCCCCGACGGCAAGGTCCTGATCCCGCCGACTGAGTACGACCCGGTCACCGCGGCCGCCCTCGGCGCCGCCGACGAGGACTGGGTCCAGGTCGGCCCGGCCGGGACCGTGACCAGCTGGACCTGGATCGACGCCCCGCGCCCGGACCATCCGCTGGACCGGCCCTTCGCCTGGGCGCTGGTGAAGCCCGACGGCGCGGACACCGCGATGCTGCACGCCGTGGACAGCGGCTCGAAGGAGGCGATGGCGACCGGGATGCGGGTGCACGCGACCTGGCGCGCCGAGCGCACCGGCTCGGTCAAGGACATCGCCTGCTTCGTGCCCGGGGAAGGTCCGGCCGAGGTGCCGGCACTGGCAGGGGAGGCAGAGCTCGAACCGGTCTCGGTGGTCACGCTGCCGCACCGGCTGGAGTACCGGCTGCGCCCCGGGGCGGTGTGGAACCACTTCATCGACGGCATGGCCGAGGGGCGGATCCGCGCGACGAGGTGCACGGCGTGCGGCAAGGTCTACGTCCCGCCGCGCGGCGCGTGCCCGGCGGACGGGCTGCCCGCGACGGAGTGGGTGGACCTGCCGGACACCGGGGTGCTGACCACGTTCGCGGTCAACAACGTGCCGGCGGCCGGCGCCCCGGAGGTGCCGTTCATCAGCGGGTACGTGCTGCTGGACGGCGCCGACATCGCGATGCTCGTCCTCATCTCCGACGTGCCGTGGCAGGACGTGCGGATCGGGATGCGGGTGCGGGCGGTGTGGGTGCCGGAGGCCGAGCGGACGCGGTCGGTGAAGAACCTGAAGTGGTTCGCGCCCACCGGCGAGCCCGACGTCCCGTTCGAGCGGTTTGAGGAGTACGTGTGA